From one Lycium ferocissimum isolate CSIRO_LF1 chromosome 7, AGI_CSIRO_Lferr_CH_V1, whole genome shotgun sequence genomic stretch:
- the LOC132063821 gene encoding GDSL esterase/lipase At4g01130, whose product MKPNRLWSYSMVLLGATLLLMLATTESKKCAFKAIFNFGDSNTDTGGFWAVFPAQSPPHGMTYFKKPVGRATDGRVIVDFLAQAIGLPFLSPYLQSIGSDYRHGANFATLASTVRLPQTSLFVTGVSPFSLDIQLRQMKEFKAKVDELPHKGKTSLPSPDIFGKSLYTFYIGQNDFTGNLARLGISGVKEFLPQVVSQIASTIKEIYALGGRTFWVLNLAPIGCYPAFLVELPHNTSDIDQFGCLISYNDAVVDYNNMLKTTLAKTRKELADANVVYVDTHAVLLELFQHPTSHGLRYGTKACCGYGGGAYNFNHQLYCGNSKHVNGKTVTAKACKDPQNYVSWDGIHVTDAANKLTTYAILNGSYFDPPYPLHHYCNIQPIG is encoded by the exons ATGAAGCCAAATAGATTATGGTCTTACTCAATGGTTCTTTTGGGAGCAACGTTGTTGTTAATGCTGGCTACAACAGAGTCCAAAAAATGTGCATTTAAGGCAATATTTAACTTTGGAGATTCAAATACTGATACTGGTGGATTTTGGGCTGTTTTCCCAGCTCAGAGCCCTCCCCATGGAATGACTTATTTCAAGAAACCTGTTGGAAGGGCAACTGATGGCAGAGTTATCGTTGATTTTCTAG CTCAAGCAATTGGCTTGCCATTTTTGAGTCCATATCTGCAATCAATTGGATCTGATTACAGACATGGTGCTAATTTCGCAACATTAGCATCCACAGTTCGCTTGCCACAAACTTCCTTATTTGTAACTGGGGTTAGccctttttctcttgatattcAGCTTCGACAGATGAAAGAATTTAAAGCTAAAGTCGATGAACTTCCCCATAAAG GGAAAACTAGTCTGCCTTCCCCAGATATATTTGGAAAGTCACTCTATACATTCTACATAGGCCAAAATGACTTTACTGGAAATTTGGCAAGATTAGGAATAAGTGGAGTAAAAGAATTTCTACCTCAAGTGGTTTCCCAAATTGCTAGCACAATCAAG GAGATATATGCATTGGGTGGGAGAACATTTTGGGTGCTAAATTTAGCACCAATTGGATGTTACCCTGCATTTCTGGTGGAACTGCCTCATAACACTTCTGATATAGACCAGTTTGGTTGTTTAATATCATACAATGATGCAGTGGTGGATTATAACAATATGCTAAAAACAACATTGGCAAAAACCAGAAAGGAACTTGCTGATGCAAATGTGGTATATGTGGACACTCATGCTGTGCTCTTGGAGCTATTTCAACACCCCACTTCTCATG GGCTAAGATATGGAACCAAAGCATGTTGTGGATATGGAGGTGGTGCATACAATTTTAATCATCAATTGTACTGTGGAAATAGCAAACACGTAAATGGAAAAACAGTAACAGCCAAAGCCTGTAAGGATCCACAAAATTATGTAAGCTGGGATGGAATACATGTTACTGATGCAGCAAACAAACTCACTACATATGCCATTCTTAATGGTTCTTATTTTGATCCTCCTTATCCACTTCATCACTATTGTAATATCCAGCCTATAGGTTGA
- the LOC132063823 gene encoding uncharacterized protein LOC132063823 has translation MGSNNNICHVIPLMSWLLLLLLLLPLNVVRGSSHTLDRDSLDSFIHDYAIKNMTKRYTGKLYDVPLPSNFSGMESSIVRLRSGSFWRRGANFSFFKIPSRVLPWPFVKRFDIIYENLGNLSSKYYDVPNYTFVTPVIGFLAYDATRSRKNYGMIELHIMANHILVHFPQISLPQDKNNKKNETMTCVRFVTNGTIEFSNVTMNNMCISQGQGHFAIVIPSLKPDEKKGGKWKWWVIGFGVGIVGLILLIVIGTLICKCIRLKKRGNMERQSEKSEALDTVWVGNSRMPSASGIRTQPVLENSYVP, from the coding sequence ATGGGGTCAAATAACAACATATGTCACGTCATCCCACTGATGtcttggttgttattgttattgttgttactCCCATTAAATGTTGTACGAGGATCAAGTCATACGTTAGATCGAGACTCATTGGATTCATTCATTCATGATTATGCAATCAAGAATATGACGAAACGATACACGGGTAAATTGTATGATGTTCCCCTTCCTTCAAATTTTTCAGGCATGGAAAGTTCAATTGTTCGCCTTAGAAGTGGAAGTTTTTGGAGAAGAGGTGCCAATTTTAGCTTCTTCAAAATCCCATCAAGGGTATTACCATGGCCTTTTGTTAAGAGATTTGACATCATCTATGAAAATCTTGGGAATTTGTCGTCCAAATACTATGATGTCCCAAATTACACATTTGTTACTCCTGTCATAGGCTTTTTAGCATATGATGCAACAAGAAGCAGAAAAAATTATGGAATGATTGAGCTCCACATCATGGCAAATCACATTTTGGTTCACTTTCCACAAATATCTTTGCCACAAGACAAAAACAACAAGAAGAATGAGACAATGACATGTGTTAGATTTGTCACAAATGGCACCATCGAATTCAGCAACGTAACGATGAACAACATGTGTATTTCGCAGGGACAAGGCCATTTCGCCATAGTGATTCCTTCATTGAAGCCAGATGAGAAGAAAGGGGGGAAATGGAAATGGTGGGTAATAGGATTTGGAGTAGGAATTGTTGGATTAATATTGTTGATTGTGATTGGAACTTTGATATGCAAATGTATTAGGCtaaaaaagagaggaaatatGGAGAGACAATCTGAAAAAAGTGAGGCTTTGGATACTGTTTGGGTTGGGAATAGCAGAATGCCTTCTGCTTCAGGTATTAGAACTCAACCagttcttgaaaatagttatgttccttga